From Bacteroides sp., one genomic window encodes:
- a CDS encoding cysteine desulfurase family protein, producing the protein MKRPVIYFDNAATTPVFQEVADFMHQIVLGNYGNASSTHEVGRKARVEVERARREIARLLRAQAGEIYFTSGGTEANNAILWGCCKDLKRKRFITTPLEHPSVLQTLESLKEHMGCVVEHVQVDQKGVPDMGHLENLLTVGDPAVVTLMHVNNEIGNILPIEEVGALCKKYGALFHSDTVQAIGKLDLDLDNSPFDFAVVSAHKFHGPKGVGAMYIRSGTGIGPFVSGGAQERNMRAGTENVPGIAGMAKALEMALTERNVVERKIQKVRHFLLDTLPREIEGLKFNGDPFGQAIHTILNVSLPEGMDADMLLPMIDLEGICVSTGSACSSGSNKPSHVLTALGVDQKIPNLRLSFSRFNTLEEAQRLVEVLKELCKK; encoded by the coding sequence ATGAAGCGTCCTGTAATCTATTTCGATAATGCAGCCACCACGCCTGTTTTTCAGGAAGTGGCAGATTTTATGCACCAAATCGTTCTGGGAAATTATGGCAATGCATCAAGCACCCATGAGGTTGGCCGAAAGGCGAGGGTAGAAGTGGAGCGAGCACGCAGGGAGATTGCCCGTTTGCTTCGTGCGCAAGCAGGTGAGATTTATTTTACTTCAGGAGGAACTGAGGCCAATAATGCCATTCTTTGGGGTTGCTGCAAGGATTTAAAGCGGAAACGATTTATCACCACACCCCTTGAGCATCCATCAGTGCTTCAGACCCTTGAATCATTAAAAGAACATATGGGATGTGTTGTGGAGCATGTGCAGGTGGACCAGAAGGGTGTGCCCGATATGGGGCATCTTGAAAATTTGCTGACCGTGGGTGATCCTGCCGTGGTGACGCTTATGCACGTCAATAATGAGATTGGAAATATTTTACCTATCGAGGAAGTCGGAGCCTTATGCAAAAAATACGGGGCCCTTTTTCACAGCGACACCGTGCAAGCCATTGGCAAACTCGATTTGGATCTGGATAATTCTCCTTTTGATTTTGCAGTGGTGAGCGCCCACAAATTTCACGGACCCAAAGGGGTAGGGGCGATGTATATTCGTTCTGGTACTGGAATAGGCCCATTTGTCAGTGGGGGTGCCCAGGAAAGGAATATGCGGGCGGGTACTGAAAATGTTCCTGGCATTGCTGGCATGGCAAAAGCACTGGAAATGGCCCTGACAGAAAGGAATGTTGTGGAACGGAAAATACAAAAAGTCAGGCATTTTCTTCTCGATACTCTGCCACGGGAAATAGAAGGTCTAAAATTCAACGGAGATCCTTTTGGCCAGGCCATTCATACCATCCTGAACGTCTCATTGCCGGAGGGAATGGATGCTGATATGCTTCTTCCGATGATTGACCTGGAGGGCATCTGTGTTTCGACGGGCAGTGCCTGTTCGTCAGGAAGTAATAAGCCATCGCATGTGCTGACAGCCCTGGGGGTTGACCAGAAAATACCCAATCTGCGCTTGTCCTTCAGCCGGTTCAACACCCTGGAAGAAGCCCAAAGGCTTGTTGAGGTGTTGAAGGAATTGTGTAAAAAATAA
- a CDS encoding polyprenol monophosphomannose synthase: MADSLIIIPTYKEKENIEKMIRKVFSLPKEFHILVIDDNSPDGTANIVKSLISAFEGKLFLENRKGKQGLGTAYIHGFKWALQREYQYIFEMDADFSHNPDDLLRLYKACAVEGYDLAIGSRYINGVNVVNWPMGRVLMSYYASAYVRLITGMGIRDTTAGFKCYRREVLKAIDLNKIQFTGYAFQIEMKFLAWKLGFKIKEISIIFMDRSEGVSKMSKGIFKEAILGVIKLRWQSFFKTYQRAA; encoded by the coding sequence GTGGCCGACAGTTTGATTATTATTCCCACTTACAAGGAAAAGGAGAACATCGAAAAGATGATCCGGAAGGTTTTTAGCCTTCCCAAAGAATTCCACATCCTTGTAATTGACGATAACTCACCCGACGGGACAGCAAACATCGTAAAGTCCCTGATATCTGCCTTTGAAGGGAAGTTATTCCTTGAAAACCGAAAGGGTAAACAAGGGCTAGGCACCGCTTATATTCATGGTTTCAAGTGGGCCTTACAGAGAGAATATCAGTATATTTTTGAGATGGATGCCGATTTCTCCCACAACCCCGATGACTTGCTGCGCCTGTATAAAGCCTGCGCAGTGGAAGGCTATGACCTGGCCATTGGTTCAAGGTACATCAACGGGGTCAATGTAGTCAACTGGCCTATGGGCAGGGTGCTGATGTCCTATTATGCCTCGGCCTATGTGCGCCTGATTACGGGCATGGGCATTCGCGACACCACCGCAGGATTTAAATGTTACCGGCGTGAAGTACTAAAGGCAATCGATCTGAATAAAATCCAGTTTACCGGCTATGCCTTTCAAATCGAAATGAAATTCCTTGCCTGGAAACTTGGTTTTAAAATCAAGGAGATCTCCATCATTTTCATGGATCGCTCAGAAGGTGTCTCCAAAATGAGCAAGGGAATCTTCAAGGAGGCCATACTCGGAGTTATTAAATTGCGCTGGCAGAGTTTTTTCAAAACCTACCAGCGCGCAGCCTGA
- a CDS encoding dihydroorotase, with translation MAGNAFFLRNATMVNEGQTFRGSLLIMDGKIEKVIPGDAPKNIGDYYHRINLEGLLLLPGIIDDQVHFREPGLTHKGHIYSEAKAAVAGGVTSFMEMPNTQPQTITQKSLEEKFRLGQEKSLANYSFFMGTTNDNLEEVKATDPNYVCGIKIFMGASTGNMLVDKPDSLSGIFRHARLPVAVHCEDETTIQKNLVLAKERFGDQIPLDQHPIIRSHEACIKSSRLAVELAKKFGTRLHLLHLSTADEMSLLDNTQAVKDKQITAEVCIHHLWFTDADYANRGMLIKWNPAIKTAADRDALRQALNNGLIDVVATDHAPHTLVEKQQPYLKCPSGGPMVQHSLLAMLELVNQGVLTLEQMVTLMCHNPATCFQIKSRGFIREGYAADLVVIDPHRKQTITKDNILYHCGWSPMEGVTFDSSVIYTFVNGIPVYEKGNFHESVKGQALEFSR, from the coding sequence ATGGCAGGCAATGCATTTTTTTTGAGAAATGCCACCATGGTCAACGAAGGTCAAACCTTCAGAGGGAGCCTGTTGATCATGGATGGTAAAATTGAGAAAGTCATTCCTGGTGATGCCCCCAAAAACATTGGAGACTATTACCACAGAATAAATCTGGAGGGCCTTCTGTTGTTGCCCGGCATAATAGACGACCAGGTCCATTTCCGTGAACCCGGTCTTACCCATAAAGGGCATATATACAGTGAAGCCAAAGCTGCGGTGGCAGGCGGTGTCACTAGTTTTATGGAAATGCCCAACACCCAGCCCCAAACCATTACCCAGAAATCCCTTGAAGAGAAGTTCAGACTGGGACAGGAAAAAAGCCTGGCCAACTATTCCTTTTTCATGGGCACCACCAACGACAATCTGGAGGAAGTCAAAGCCACTGACCCCAACTACGTTTGCGGCATAAAGATTTTTATGGGTGCCTCCACAGGCAATATGCTGGTTGATAAACCCGATTCCCTTTCGGGAATATTCAGGCACGCCCGCCTGCCCGTTGCCGTGCACTGTGAAGATGAAACCACCATCCAAAAGAATCTGGTCCTTGCCAAAGAAAGATTCGGTGATCAGATTCCTTTGGATCAACACCCCATCATCCGCAGCCACGAAGCCTGCATTAAATCCTCCCGCCTGGCTGTTGAGCTGGCAAAGAAATTCGGAACTCGCCTGCATCTGCTCCACCTGAGTACCGCTGACGAAATGAGCCTGCTTGATAACACGCAAGCAGTCAAAGACAAACAGATCACTGCGGAAGTCTGTATCCACCACCTCTGGTTTACCGATGCCGATTACGCCAACCGGGGCATGCTGATTAAATGGAACCCGGCCATAAAAACCGCTGCCGACCGAGATGCATTAAGGCAAGCCCTCAACAATGGACTGATCGATGTGGTGGCTACTGACCACGCCCCCCATACATTGGTGGAGAAACAGCAACCCTATCTCAAATGTCCGTCTGGCGGACCAATGGTGCAGCATTCCCTCCTTGCAATGCTTGAGTTGGTCAACCAGGGTGTGCTGACTCTCGAACAGATGGTGACCCTGATGTGTCATAACCCCGCCACCTGCTTCCAGATAAAAAGTCGTGGCTTTATTCGTGAAGGCTATGCTGCAGATTTAGTAGTAATCGATCCCCACAGGAAACAAACCATAACGAAAGATAATATCCTTTACCATTGCGGATGGTCGCCTATGGAAGGCGTTACGTTCGATTCCTCAGTAATTTATACCTTTGTCAATGGGATACCCGTTTATGAAAAGGGGAACTTTCACGAAAGCGTCAAAGGACAAGCCCTTGAGTTCAGCCGTTAA
- a CDS encoding DUF4296 domain-containing protein, whose product MPFKTLQRFSLFIILALMLGSCDFFKSPDREPCHKILPIEKMTDILTDIYLMDGYLSNRQNNLHQTRDSVEYFFAGVFAKHEITYEEFKEAMDCYLLHREDMDKIHEEILNRLSIKMSEADAAVELMIQQQQEAREMADSLRNDSLSADSVPLMLD is encoded by the coding sequence ATGCCCTTCAAGACATTGCAACGTTTTTCCTTATTTATCATCCTTGCCTTGATGCTAGGTTCATGTGACTTCTTCAAGTCGCCCGACCGGGAACCCTGCCATAAGATTCTACCCATTGAAAAAATGACAGATATCCTTACCGATATTTACCTAATGGATGGCTACCTGTCGAATCGGCAAAACAACTTGCATCAAACCCGTGACTCGGTCGAATATTTCTTTGCTGGGGTTTTCGCCAAACACGAAATTACCTATGAAGAATTCAAGGAGGCAATGGACTGTTACCTGTTGCACCGGGAGGACATGGACAAGATCCATGAAGAGATACTCAATCGTCTGAGTATTAAAATGTCGGAAGCAGATGCAGCCGTTGAACTCATGATCCAGCAACAACAAGAGGCTAGGGAAATGGCCGATAGCCTGAGGAATGATTCACTGAGTGCGGATTCGGTTCCGCTGATGCTCGATTGA